One Azospirillum brasilense DNA segment encodes these proteins:
- the ccoN gene encoding cytochrome-c oxidase, cbb3-type subunit I, which translates to MFIRASLFWCVAGLAMGLWVALLLVAPTLNLGLEWTSFGRVRPIHTTLIVYAFTGNALIGSSFFVAQRTCRTALWGSRELHQLLFGCYQIFVLLAVSGYVMGATQSKEYAEFEWYTDLFLLGVWLLYATILVRTILQRRERHIYVALWFYLSFVIVVGMVHTLNNLAVPVSFTGAKSYPLLSGVQDAMVQWWFGHNIVGFFLTAGVVGMMYYFVPKQADRPVYSYRLSIVHFWSLVFIYIWAGPHHLHYTALPDWAQTLGMTFSIMLWMPSWGGMINGIMTLSGAWDKLRTDPVLRFLVTSVAFYGMSTFEGPLMAIKPVNALSHYTDWTVGHVHSGALGWVAFMVFGSLYHLVPRLWGRERLYSVALVSLHFWTASVGILLYIAAMWVSGIMQGLMWRAYDTLGFLQYSFVETVTATHPFHVIRAAGGALFLAGALMMVYNLVRTMRGDVASEPGRTSRAANLRAAAR; encoded by the coding sequence ATGTTCATTCGGGCATCCCTGTTCTGGTGTGTGGCCGGGCTGGCAATGGGCTTGTGGGTTGCCCTTCTGCTGGTCGCTCCGACGCTCAATCTTGGACTGGAATGGACCAGCTTCGGCCGCGTCCGGCCGATCCACACCACTCTGATCGTTTATGCCTTCACCGGGAACGCGCTGATCGGCTCGTCGTTCTTTGTGGCGCAGCGGACCTGCCGAACCGCCCTGTGGGGAAGCCGGGAACTGCACCAGCTGCTGTTCGGGTGCTATCAGATCTTCGTCCTCCTGGCGGTGTCCGGCTACGTGATGGGCGCCACCCAGAGCAAGGAATACGCGGAGTTCGAGTGGTACACCGACCTGTTCCTGCTCGGTGTGTGGCTGCTCTACGCGACGATCCTGGTCCGGACGATCCTGCAGCGGCGGGAGAGGCACATCTACGTGGCTCTGTGGTTCTACCTGTCCTTTGTCATCGTCGTCGGCATGGTGCACACGCTGAACAATCTGGCCGTGCCCGTCTCCTTCACCGGAGCGAAGAGCTACCCGTTACTGTCCGGCGTGCAGGATGCCATGGTGCAGTGGTGGTTCGGGCACAACATCGTCGGCTTTTTCCTGACCGCCGGCGTCGTCGGCATGATGTATTATTTCGTGCCGAAACAGGCGGATCGGCCGGTCTATTCATACCGCCTGTCGATCGTGCACTTCTGGTCGCTGGTGTTCATCTACATCTGGGCCGGTCCGCACCACCTGCACTACACGGCTCTGCCGGACTGGGCGCAAACGCTGGGCATGACCTTTTCGATCATGCTGTGGATGCCGTCCTGGGGCGGCATGATCAACGGCATCATGACCCTGTCGGGTGCCTGGGACAAGCTGCGCACCGACCCGGTCCTGCGCTTTCTCGTGACGTCGGTGGCCTTCTACGGCATGTCGACCTTCGAGGGTCCGCTGATGGCCATCAAGCCGGTGAACGCCCTGTCGCACTACACCGACTGGACCGTCGGCCATGTGCATTCCGGGGCGCTCGGCTGGGTGGCTTTCATGGTGTTCGGCTCCCTCTACCACCTCGTCCCGCGGCTCTGGGGGCGGGAGCGCCTGTACTCCGTGGCGCTGGTCAGCCTGCATTTCTGGACGGCGAGCGTGGGCATTCTGCTCTACATCGCCGCTATGTGGGTGTCGGGCATTATGCAGGGTCTGATGTGGCGCGCCTACGACACCCTTGGCTTTCTTCAATATTCGTTCGTCGAGACGGTCACGGCCACTCACCCCTTCCATGTCATCCGCGCAGCCGGCGGCGCCCTGTTTCTCGCGGGGGCGCTCATGATGGTCTACAACCTGGTGCGCACCATGCGTGGCGATGTGGCGAGCGAGCCCGGACGGACAAGCCGCGCCGCGAACCTTCGGGCGGCGGCGCGCTGA
- a CDS encoding FmdE family protein: MAPCSLLEYGYADAVRLAGHSCPTVAGAYLMTIRSLERLYPDEVPERGAVAVSVREAAADGVAGVMASVATLLTGATESTGFKGIAGRFDRRNLLSFGVGIQGTMAFVRMDTGAGVQATLDSGVVPVDPAMPGLLQRLLSHAASPDEVAQFRILWQERVRRMLVDHADDPRLVRLAAWNGRPDA; the protein is encoded by the coding sequence TTGGCGCCGTGCAGTCTGCTTGAGTATGGCTATGCCGATGCGGTGCGGCTGGCCGGCCATTCCTGCCCGACCGTCGCGGGCGCTTACCTGATGACCATACGGTCACTGGAGCGTCTGTATCCCGATGAGGTGCCCGAGCGCGGGGCCGTTGCGGTGTCTGTTCGCGAGGCCGCCGCCGACGGTGTGGCCGGTGTGATGGCAAGCGTCGCCACGCTGCTGACCGGAGCGACGGAGAGCACCGGCTTCAAAGGCATCGCTGGACGCTTCGACCGCCGGAACCTCCTGTCCTTCGGGGTCGGCATTCAAGGGACGATGGCCTTCGTCCGCATGGACACGGGAGCGGGAGTGCAAGCGACGCTCGACAGCGGCGTCGTGCCGGTCGATCCGGCGATGCCCGGCCTTCTGCAGCGCCTGTTGTCCCACGCGGCATCCCCGGACGAAGTGGCACAGTTCCGCATCCTGTGGCAGGAGCGGGTCCGACGCATGCTGGTGGACCACGCCGACGATCCTCGACTGGTCAGGCTTGCCGCTTGGAATGGCCGACCCGACGCGTGA
- a CDS encoding hemerythrin domain-containing protein, with translation MHTDSKTGQLLHDDHHRTIDLLNAFEAYLERTTEDDIPHLDVDGRVLLATLGKELGQDLERHFLLEEQWLFPPIAAAGAYEMTADLSTDHEALRPLVRRITRLCALALREGFDEESWPVFRHFGQQLIEGLVLHIQKEETALLSAVDAVLTPTQDVSLARAYRCGQEALGGADERASLPQV, from the coding sequence ATGCACACCGACAGCAAGACCGGCCAACTCCTGCACGATGATCATCACCGGACCATCGACCTTCTGAACGCGTTCGAAGCCTACCTGGAGCGCACCACGGAAGACGACATCCCACATCTGGACGTGGACGGTCGCGTTCTGCTCGCCACCCTTGGCAAGGAGTTGGGCCAGGACCTCGAACGGCATTTCCTCCTGGAAGAGCAGTGGCTCTTCCCGCCCATTGCCGCCGCTGGCGCTTACGAGATGACGGCCGACCTCTCGACCGACCACGAAGCCCTGCGCCCGCTCGTCCGCCGCATCACCCGGCTGTGTGCCCTGGCTCTGCGTGAGGGGTTCGATGAGGAAAGCTGGCCGGTCTTCCGCCATTTCGGGCAGCAATTGATCGAGGGCCTCGTCCTGCACATTCAAAAGGAAGAGACCGCACTGCTCAGTGCCGTTGACGCCGTGCTCACGCCGACACAGGACGTCTCCCTTGCACGGGCTTACCGTTGTGGGCAAGAGGCGCTTGGCGGCGCGGATGAACGCGCATCATTGCCGCAGGTTTAG
- the metB gene encoding cystathionine gamma-synthase, which translates to MDNGKSPQTIAAANGIGSDAQYGAVTPPIHLSTTYRFPGFEKPGPYDYSRTANPTRDLLADTLAQLEGGAGAVVTATGMAAVSLLLAMLDPGDLIVAPHDCYGGTHRLLSMRAAKGHFDVAFVDLNEAAGFAEALRRGPALILIETPSNPLMRITDIAKLAEQGKAAGARIAVDNTFLSPALQQPLALGADFVIHSTTKYLNGHSDVVGGAVIAAHTQDLNHLKEWANAMGLTGSPFDAYLTLRGLRTLFPRLEYQQRTAFAVADFLDRHPCVETVHYPGLPSHPGHAIAERQQRGFGAMLSFNIKGGADGARRFVEAVKVFTLAESLGGIESLVAHPATMTHASMGIEARRAAGIDDSLLRLSIGLEGEGDLLTDLDQALRTVAPLLGRSSV; encoded by the coding sequence ATGGACAATGGGAAATCCCCGCAGACGATCGCCGCCGCCAACGGCATCGGGAGCGACGCGCAGTACGGCGCGGTGACACCGCCGATTCACCTGTCGACCACCTACCGGTTTCCCGGCTTTGAGAAGCCCGGACCATACGACTATTCGCGAACGGCCAACCCGACACGCGATCTGCTCGCCGATACCCTCGCCCAATTGGAGGGCGGGGCCGGTGCAGTGGTCACGGCCACCGGCATGGCCGCCGTCAGCCTGCTGCTGGCGATGCTTGACCCTGGCGACCTGATAGTCGCTCCTCACGATTGCTACGGCGGAACCCATCGCCTGCTTTCGATGCGAGCGGCGAAGGGGCATTTCGACGTGGCGTTCGTCGATCTGAACGAGGCGGCAGGTTTCGCCGAGGCTCTTCGACGCGGCCCGGCCCTTATTCTGATCGAAACACCGAGCAATCCGCTGATGCGCATCACTGACATCGCCAAACTGGCCGAACAGGGCAAGGCGGCGGGAGCCAGGATCGCCGTCGACAACACCTTCCTTTCGCCCGCGCTCCAGCAACCCCTGGCGCTCGGGGCCGACTTCGTCATCCATTCAACGACCAAGTACCTCAACGGCCATTCCGACGTCGTGGGGGGAGCTGTCATCGCCGCGCACACGCAGGATCTGAACCACCTCAAGGAATGGGCGAACGCGATGGGCCTCACAGGGTCGCCCTTCGACGCGTACCTGACGTTGCGTGGCTTGAGAACGCTGTTCCCACGGCTGGAGTACCAGCAGCGCACCGCCTTTGCGGTGGCCGATTTTCTCGATCGTCATCCGTGCGTGGAGACCGTGCATTATCCAGGCCTGCCGTCTCACCCTGGCCACGCCATCGCGGAGCGCCAGCAGCGTGGTTTCGGCGCCATGCTGAGCTTCAACATCAAAGGCGGAGCGGACGGCGCACGCCGTTTCGTGGAGGCGGTGAAAGTGTTCACGCTCGCCGAGTCCCTTGGCGGCATCGAAAGCCTCGTCGCTCATCCGGCGACGATGACGCACGCGAGCATGGGAATCGAGGCGCGGCGAGCGGCGGGCATCGACGACAGCCTGTTGCGCTTGTCCATCGGATTGGAGGGGGAAGGTGACTTGCTCACAGATTTGGATCAAGCCCTGCGGACGGTCGCTCCGCTGCTTGGTCGCAGTTCCGTGTAA
- a CDS encoding IS110 family transposase: MNSTIFVGLDVHKATVSVAVAEGTRGGEVRLFGTVANRAEVIEKLVGRLARDGYRLSFCYEAGPCGYGLYRQLTALGHECVVVAPSLIPVRAGDRVKTDRRDAVMLAKLHRAGELTAVWVPDGAHEAMRDLIRARATAVQVLGKARQHLQGFLLRHGRVYPGKRGWTQAYRRWLTTVRFEHPAQQAVLQDYIHAVTDAEARVARLTRQIEGLVAEWSMAPVVAALQAMRGVAFLVAVTVVAEVGDFSRFANPRQLMAYLGLVPSEHSSGASVRRGGITKAGSGLARRILIEGAWSYRMPARVSRKLYDRIEALPQSVRDIAWKAQARLCARYRRLTAAGKAKVVVTTAIAREMVGFLWAIAREVQPRPAS, from the coding sequence ATGAACTCTACCATTTTCGTGGGTCTGGATGTGCATAAGGCGACGGTGTCCGTGGCCGTGGCCGAAGGAACACGCGGCGGCGAGGTCCGCTTGTTCGGCACGGTGGCGAACCGGGCCGAGGTGATCGAAAAGCTGGTCGGGCGGCTCGCCCGGGACGGGTATCGCCTGAGCTTCTGCTATGAGGCGGGCCCGTGCGGGTACGGCCTGTATCGTCAGCTTACCGCGCTTGGGCATGAGTGCGTGGTCGTGGCTCCGTCGCTGATCCCGGTCCGGGCGGGCGACCGGGTGAAGACGGATCGGCGCGATGCTGTCATGCTCGCCAAGCTGCACCGGGCCGGCGAGCTGACGGCCGTGTGGGTGCCCGACGGAGCCCACGAGGCGATGCGCGACTTGATCCGGGCTCGGGCGACAGCGGTGCAGGTGCTGGGCAAGGCCCGCCAGCACCTGCAAGGCTTTCTCCTGCGGCACGGCCGCGTCTATCCTGGCAAGCGGGGCTGGACTCAGGCCTACCGACGCTGGCTGACGACGGTGCGCTTCGAGCACCCGGCTCAGCAGGCGGTGCTGCAGGACTACATCCACGCCGTAACGGACGCTGAGGCCCGCGTGGCACGTCTGACCAGGCAAATCGAGGGGCTGGTCGCGGAGTGGTCGATGGCACCGGTCGTGGCGGCCCTGCAGGCCATGCGCGGCGTTGCTTTCCTCGTGGCGGTCACCGTGGTCGCCGAGGTGGGCGACTTCTCGCGCTTTGCCAACCCCCGCCAGTTGATGGCCTATCTCGGCCTGGTGCCCTCGGAGCATTCCAGTGGCGCCAGCGTGCGCCGTGGTGGCATCACCAAGGCCGGCAGCGGTTTGGCACGGCGGATCCTGATCGAAGGAGCTTGGAGCTACCGGATGCCGGCCCGCGTCAGCCGCAAGCTGTACGATCGCATCGAAGCCCTGCCGCAGTCTGTCCGCGACATCGCCTGGAAGGCGCAGGCCCGGCTGTGTGCGCGTTATCGCCGCCTGACGGCCGCGGGAAAGGCCAAGGTGGTGGTCACCACGGCCATTGCGCGCGAGATGGTCGGCTTCCTGTGGGCGATCGCCCGTGAGGTCCAGCCGCGTCCGGCTTCCTGA
- a CDS encoding plasmid pRiA4b ORF-3 family protein, producing the protein MMAAMYEPPTIAQLKITILDIDPPIWRRLLVPRKTTLAELHHIIQAAFGWLDYHLHQFEIGGLRFGDPDMLNADAFDDDSRALPEEDVRLFDFLSTPPPFLYLYDFGDDWHHRIEIETLRLPEADRKYPACIDGARSRPPEDVGGVHGYAEFLDVLHDPNHPDHADMKRWAGRAFHPEKFDIAKTDRAVRSAVRAAKRRAALSRYD; encoded by the coding sequence ATGATGGCGGCCATGTATGAGCCGCCGACCATCGCCCAGCTGAAGATCACGATCCTGGACATCGACCCGCCGATCTGGCGGCGCCTGCTGGTGCCGCGCAAAACCACGCTGGCCGAGTTGCACCACATCATTCAGGCCGCCTTCGGCTGGCTCGACTACCATCTCCATCAGTTCGAGATCGGCGGCTTGCGCTTCGGCGACCCCGACATGCTCAACGCCGACGCCTTCGACGACGACAGCCGGGCATTGCCGGAGGAGGACGTTCGCCTGTTCGACTTCCTGTCCACCCCGCCGCCGTTCCTCTATCTCTACGACTTCGGCGACGATTGGCACCATCGGATCGAGATCGAAACCCTGCGTTTGCCCGAGGCCGATCGCAAGTACCCCGCCTGCATCGACGGCGCCCGCTCGCGACCGCCAGAGGACGTCGGCGGTGTCCATGGCTACGCTGAGTTCCTCGACGTCTTGCACGACCCAAACCACCCCGACCATGCCGACATGAAGCGATGGGCGGGCCGAGCATTCCATCCCGAAAAGTTCGACATCGCCAAAACCGATCGCGCTGTTCGCTCCGCTGTCCGCGCCGCAAAACGCCGAGCGGCACTGTCACGATACGACTGA
- a CDS encoding LysR family transcriptional regulator: MDMETARTFLEAATAGSFVAAAERLHVTQSTVSTRIRHLEDQLGCQLFVRNKNGAMLTAAGVRFQRHAIAMLRLWEQARQEAALPIGHRALLRIGSEAGLWNRMLNRWIPWMRRNAEDIALRCEVGLADDLLQRLRDGTLDLAVLYSPRAVPGLAVRLLLEEDLVLVRVRPAPSAGGDHYVLIDWSDEFQRSIRLRNPELLSTPLSIGVGTLGLDYVRQCGGTGHFPRSLVQPMLDQGVGEVVPEAHPFSLPIYAVHPAEPDVSVLETAFEGLRAILGSDEVTGNSQQGADAQ, encoded by the coding sequence ATGGACATGGAAACGGCCCGCACTTTCCTTGAGGCGGCCACGGCTGGAAGCTTCGTCGCGGCGGCCGAGCGGCTGCACGTCACGCAATCGACGGTCAGCACGCGCATCCGGCACTTGGAGGATCAGCTCGGTTGCCAATTGTTCGTGCGCAACAAGAACGGCGCAATGCTCACCGCGGCCGGGGTCCGGTTCCAGCGTCACGCCATCGCCATGCTCCGCCTTTGGGAGCAGGCCCGGCAGGAGGCCGCGCTTCCCATCGGGCATCGCGCCCTGCTGCGCATCGGCAGCGAGGCCGGTCTGTGGAACCGGATGCTGAACCGTTGGATTCCCTGGATGCGGCGGAATGCCGAAGACATCGCCCTGCGGTGCGAGGTCGGGTTGGCGGACGATCTGCTCCAGCGCCTTCGCGACGGGACGCTCGATCTCGCGGTCCTCTATTCGCCGCGCGCCGTGCCGGGCCTCGCGGTGCGCCTGCTGCTGGAAGAGGATTTGGTCCTTGTGAGGGTTCGCCCCGCTCCGAGCGCCGGTGGCGACCACTACGTCCTCATCGACTGGAGCGACGAATTCCAGCGCAGCATCCGTTTGCGAAATCCGGAGCTTCTGTCCACACCCTTGTCGATCGGCGTCGGCACGCTCGGGCTGGACTATGTCAGGCAGTGCGGGGGAACCGGGCATTTCCCACGGAGTCTGGTCCAGCCCATGCTCGACCAGGGGGTGGGGGAAGTCGTTCCCGAAGCGCACCCGTTCAGTTTGCCCATCTACGCCGTTCACCCGGCGGAGCCTGATGTCAGCGTTCTCGAAACCGCGTTCGAAGGCCTGCGGGCCATCCTCGGCTCTGACGAGGTGACAGGGAATTCTCAACAAGGCGCCGACGCCCAATAA
- the istB gene encoding IS21-like element helper ATPase IstB has protein sequence MTDIDAAKLPVMLSALRLPTIGRLWPGFAERADREGWGAARFLATLCEHELAERTERRIARHMAESDLPDGKTLATFDFAAVPTIRKPHVEALGRGDGWIERGANLLIFGPSGVGKTHVAAAIGTALIEGGRRVLFTRTTDLVQKLQAARRDLALPNLLARLDRFDCLILDDLGYVRKDQAETSVLFELIAERYERRSLILTCNQPFSAWDAIFPDPAMTVAAIDRLVHHATILDHMFAGRKASSGPSHGMSPSRIAPGGPAPSLRHGGRADELYHFRGSGCA, from the coding sequence ATGACCGACATCGATGCCGCCAAACTGCCCGTGATGCTGTCCGCCCTGCGCCTGCCGACCATTGGCCGGCTGTGGCCGGGTTTCGCCGAACGGGCCGACCGAGAGGGCTGGGGGGCCGCGCGCTTCCTGGCCACCCTGTGCGAGCATGAGCTGGCCGAACGCACCGAACGCCGCATCGCCCGCCACATGGCCGAGTCGGATCTGCCCGACGGCAAGACGCTGGCCACCTTCGACTTCGCCGCCGTGCCCACCATCCGCAAACCCCACGTCGAGGCGCTCGGCCGGGGCGACGGTTGGATCGAGCGCGGCGCCAACCTGCTGATCTTCGGCCCCAGCGGCGTCGGCAAGACCCATGTCGCCGCCGCCATCGGCACCGCCCTCATCGAAGGCGGCCGGCGTGTCCTGTTCACCCGGACCACCGATCTCGTGCAAAAGCTTCAGGCGGCGCGGCGCGACCTCGCCCTGCCAAACCTGCTGGCCCGGCTCGACCGCTTCGATTGCCTGATCCTCGACGACCTCGGCTACGTCCGCAAGGACCAGGCCGAAACCTCGGTGCTGTTCGAGCTGATCGCCGAACGCTACGAACGCCGAAGCTTGATCTTGACCTGCAATCAACCCTTCAGCGCCTGGGACGCGATTTTTCCCGATCCCGCCATGACCGTGGCCGCCATCGACCGCTTGGTGCACCACGCCACCATTCTAGACCATATGTTTGCCGGCCGAAAGGCGAGTAGCGGCCCGTCCCACGGCATGTCCCCATCGAGGATTGCGCCGGGCGGTCCGGCGCCGAGCCTCAGACATGGGGGACGGGCCGATGAACTCTACCATTTTCGTGGGTCTGGATGTGCATAA